A stretch of Camelina sativa cultivar DH55 chromosome 18, Cs, whole genome shotgun sequence DNA encodes these proteins:
- the LOC104761144 gene encoding trehalose-phosphate phosphatase A isoform X3, producing the protein MDIKSGHSSPVMTDSPPLSSARLTIRQNRIPYSSAAALSQNSNLLLTVPRKKTGILDDVKSNGWLDAMKSSSPPPTLVNKDNFSTEATDMTYREWMQLKYPSALASFEKIMSFAKGKRIALFLDYDGTLSPIVEEPDCAYMSSAMRSAVQNVAKYFPTAIISGRSRDKVYEFVNLSELYYAGSHGMDIMSPAGESLNHEHSRTVSVNEKGKDVNLFQPASEFLPMIDKVLCSLVESTNDIKGVKVEDNKFCISVHYRNVEEKNWALVAQCVDDVIRTYPKLRLTHGRKVLEIRPVIDWDKGKAVTFLLESLGLTNCEDVLPIYVGDDRTDEDAFKVLREGPNHGYGILVSAVPKDSNAFYSLRDPSEVMEFLKSLVTWKRSMG; encoded by the exons ATGGACATAAAATCTGGTCACTCATCTCCTGTAATGACTGATTCTCCACCGTTAAGCAGTGCAAGATTAACCATTCGTCAGAACAGAATCCCTTACTCATCAGCAGCAGCGCTGTCACAGAACAGTAACCTTCTTCTAACCGTTCCTAGAAAGAAAACTGGAATCCTTGATGATGTTAAGTCTAATGGTTGGCTTGATGCTatgaaatcttcttctcctcctccaacaCTAGTTAACAAAGATAACTTCAGCACTGAGGCCACAGATATGACTTACCGCGAATGGATG CAGCTCAAGTATCCATCAGCTCTTGCTTCttttgagaaaatcatgagtTTTGCAAAGGGTAAAAGAATAGCATTGTTTCTTGATTATGACGGGACACTTTCGCCTATAGTTGAGGAACCTGATTGTGCTTACATGTCAAGTGCT ATGCGTAGTGCAGTGCAAAACGTTGCCAAGTACTTCCCAACTGCGATCATTAGTGGAAGAAGCCGTGATAAG GTGTACGAGTTTGTTAATTTGAGTGAACTTTACTACGCTGGAAGCCACGGGATGGACATCATGAGTCCTGCAGGAGAATCTTTAAACCATGAACATAGCCGTACTGTATCAGTCAACGaaaag GGGAAAGATGTAAATCTATTCCAGCCCGCTAGCGAGTTCCTACCGATGATCGATAAG GTGCTTTGTTCTCTTGTTGAGAGTACAAACGATATCAAAGGGGTCAAAGTAGAAGACAATAAGTTCTGCATCTCTGTCCATTACCGCAATGTAGAAGAAAAG AATTGGGCATTGGTTGCACAGTGTGTTGATGATGTCATCAGAACATATCCAAAACTACGGCTAACACACGGTCGGAAG GTTTTAGAGATCCGACCAGTGATTGACTGGGACAAAGGGAAAGCTGTGACATTTCTACTCGAATCTCTTG gccTAACCAACTGTGAGGATGTTCTTCCAATATATGTTGGGGATGATCGAACAGACGAAGATGCATTCAAGGTATTACGAGAGGGGCCAAATCACGGTTATGGTATATTAGTCTCTGCTGTACCCAAAGACAGCAATGCCTTTTACTCTCTTCGTGACCCGTCTGAG GTGATGGAGTTTCTGAAATCATTGGTGACATGGAAGAGATCAATGGGTTAA
- the LOC104761144 gene encoding trehalose-phosphate phosphatase A isoform X2 — protein MKSSSPPPTLVNKDNFSTEATDMTYREWMLKYPSALASFEKIMSFAKGKRIALFLDYDGTLSPIVEEPDCAYMSSAMRSAVQNVAKYFPTAIISGRSRDKVYEFVNLSELYYAGSHGMDIMSPAGESLNHEHSRTVSVNEKGKDVNLFQPASEFLPMIDKVLCSLVESTNDIKGVKVEDNKFCISVHYRNVEEKNWALVAQCVDDVIRTYPKLRLTHGRKVLEIRPVIDWDKGKAVTFLLESLGLTNCEDVLPIYVGDDRTDEDAFKVLREGPNHGYGILVSAVPKDSNAFYSLRDPSEVMEFLKSLVTWKRSMG, from the exons atgaaatcttcttctcctcctccaacaCTAGTTAACAAAGATAACTTCAGCACTGAGGCCACAGATATGACTTACCGCGAATGGATG CTCAAGTATCCATCAGCTCTTGCTTCttttgagaaaatcatgagtTTTGCAAAGGGTAAAAGAATAGCATTGTTTCTTGATTATGACGGGACACTTTCGCCTATAGTTGAGGAACCTGATTGTGCTTACATGTCAAGTGCT ATGCGTAGTGCAGTGCAAAACGTTGCCAAGTACTTCCCAACTGCGATCATTAGTGGAAGAAGCCGTGATAAG GTGTACGAGTTTGTTAATTTGAGTGAACTTTACTACGCTGGAAGCCACGGGATGGACATCATGAGTCCTGCAGGAGAATCTTTAAACCATGAACATAGCCGTACTGTATCAGTCAACGaaaag GGGAAAGATGTAAATCTATTCCAGCCCGCTAGCGAGTTCCTACCGATGATCGATAAG GTGCTTTGTTCTCTTGTTGAGAGTACAAACGATATCAAAGGGGTCAAAGTAGAAGACAATAAGTTCTGCATCTCTGTCCATTACCGCAATGTAGAAGAAAAG AATTGGGCATTGGTTGCACAGTGTGTTGATGATGTCATCAGAACATATCCAAAACTACGGCTAACACACGGTCGGAAG GTTTTAGAGATCCGACCAGTGATTGACTGGGACAAAGGGAAAGCTGTGACATTTCTACTCGAATCTCTTG gccTAACCAACTGTGAGGATGTTCTTCCAATATATGTTGGGGATGATCGAACAGACGAAGATGCATTCAAGGTATTACGAGAGGGGCCAAATCACGGTTATGGTATATTAGTCTCTGCTGTACCCAAAGACAGCAATGCCTTTTACTCTCTTCGTGACCCGTCTGAG GTGATGGAGTTTCTGAAATCATTGGTGACATGGAAGAGATCAATGGGTTAA
- the LOC104761144 gene encoding trehalose-phosphate phosphatase A isoform X1, which translates to MKSSSPPPTLVNKDNFSTEATDMTYREWMQLKYPSALASFEKIMSFAKGKRIALFLDYDGTLSPIVEEPDCAYMSSAMRSAVQNVAKYFPTAIISGRSRDKVYEFVNLSELYYAGSHGMDIMSPAGESLNHEHSRTVSVNEKGKDVNLFQPASEFLPMIDKVLCSLVESTNDIKGVKVEDNKFCISVHYRNVEEKNWALVAQCVDDVIRTYPKLRLTHGRKVLEIRPVIDWDKGKAVTFLLESLGLTNCEDVLPIYVGDDRTDEDAFKVLREGPNHGYGILVSAVPKDSNAFYSLRDPSEVMEFLKSLVTWKRSMG; encoded by the exons atgaaatcttcttctcctcctccaacaCTAGTTAACAAAGATAACTTCAGCACTGAGGCCACAGATATGACTTACCGCGAATGGATG CAGCTCAAGTATCCATCAGCTCTTGCTTCttttgagaaaatcatgagtTTTGCAAAGGGTAAAAGAATAGCATTGTTTCTTGATTATGACGGGACACTTTCGCCTATAGTTGAGGAACCTGATTGTGCTTACATGTCAAGTGCT ATGCGTAGTGCAGTGCAAAACGTTGCCAAGTACTTCCCAACTGCGATCATTAGTGGAAGAAGCCGTGATAAG GTGTACGAGTTTGTTAATTTGAGTGAACTTTACTACGCTGGAAGCCACGGGATGGACATCATGAGTCCTGCAGGAGAATCTTTAAACCATGAACATAGCCGTACTGTATCAGTCAACGaaaag GGGAAAGATGTAAATCTATTCCAGCCCGCTAGCGAGTTCCTACCGATGATCGATAAG GTGCTTTGTTCTCTTGTTGAGAGTACAAACGATATCAAAGGGGTCAAAGTAGAAGACAATAAGTTCTGCATCTCTGTCCATTACCGCAATGTAGAAGAAAAG AATTGGGCATTGGTTGCACAGTGTGTTGATGATGTCATCAGAACATATCCAAAACTACGGCTAACACACGGTCGGAAG GTTTTAGAGATCCGACCAGTGATTGACTGGGACAAAGGGAAAGCTGTGACATTTCTACTCGAATCTCTTG gccTAACCAACTGTGAGGATGTTCTTCCAATATATGTTGGGGATGATCGAACAGACGAAGATGCATTCAAGGTATTACGAGAGGGGCCAAATCACGGTTATGGTATATTAGTCTCTGCTGTACCCAAAGACAGCAATGCCTTTTACTCTCTTCGTGACCCGTCTGAG GTGATGGAGTTTCTGAAATCATTGGTGACATGGAAGAGATCAATGGGTTAA
- the LOC104761145 gene encoding uncharacterized protein LOC104761145 has translation MKKQQTIVVFFLLALISTLSFRPSEARNTNLCFTTAIDNVPGCIYAVRLLADGDSRWISRECCDAVRTLPNTCYFEVVPGKAYPTNIFKFVCIYKYPGLLRH, from the coding sequence atgaaaaaacaacaaaccatAGTGGTGTTTTTCCTGTTGGCCCTAATATCAACATTGAGTTTCCGACCATCGGAAGCGCGAAATACGAACCTATGTTTCACAACAGCGATAGATAACGTGCCAGGATGTATCTATGCGGTGAGATTATTGGCAGATGGAGATTCACGATGGATATCTAGAGAATGTTGCGACGCAGTGAGAACACTTCCTAATACTTGCTACTTTGAAGTCGTGCCTGGCAAAGCTTACCCTactaatattttcaaattcGTTTGTATTTACAAATATCCTGGATTATTACGCCAttag